One stretch of Flavobacterium sp. 9 DNA includes these proteins:
- a CDS encoding pitrilysin family protein has product MFYKQKSTLIFLFILGIFQANAQDFKANDPIAVNQKIKKGVLPNGMTYYIYPTTVNKNTASYYIIQNVGSILENDKQKGLAHFLEHMAFNGTKHFEGKGILNTLQKQGAIFGKNINAYTSTDETVYNLDNIPSKEDGVVDTCLLVLHDWSNFLSLTNEEIDAERGVITEEWRTRQNASQRIYDQLSPYYYNNSLYADRKPIGDMQIVKSFDYQVLKDFYKDWYRPDLQAIAIVGDINAADIEAKIKKLFADIPTPVNPKKRIEIAIPNSDKATFKLALDKEVSASNITFMIRHDAEKPTTTFADLEKSTQRSIAFSLINNRLAEMAQKEDCPFKGAQIGYQNYSRLNDVLFASISPKPNQQQAAFTAVMNEWIRAAKFGFSKGEIERAVAENIAYYEDYLEKLNEISHKSVIGMVKEDYLKHEIISDPVAEFEMEKVIYKNLDTVILQKQLNELYTANNRVIGVTGVENEDNLTQEQAFDIINKAENNPALKPYVDTFVAQTLMGDTVLAPGKIVSEQKTAAIDATTYVLSNGVKVHYKFADKNKKEVSLVAESFGGASLYEPVDIPSVDGAATLAMMSGVGSLSNTDLEKVLKGKTASANASISNLTEKIQANTNVKDIETMMQLVYLRFMKPRFDPEIYALTKQRKQNSLKNKEKNINAKMSDSLTYAVYGKNNPKIRLMDQQFIDDLSFDKMKAIYLERFGDIGNFEFYIVGDITPEVLKPLLEKYIASITGAKRNEKFKDNTVKWVSNKIQKNIYLKMETPKSSVKIKYQKEYAYNQKNVIAASFLGDILTLRLTESLREKEGGTYGAQVGASVVKLPKPTATLAVAFDCDANKVDHLVPIVYQEIDKIKKGEIVKEDLEKTRTNYIKVKQDQKDFNYNSMDLIYNYFQNNLNMDDPKNYLDIVNGMKAKDIQDFANSFLNKADSYEVVFKPQL; this is encoded by the coding sequence ATGTTTTATAAACAAAAGTCTACACTAATTTTTTTATTTATACTTGGAATATTTCAGGCGAATGCTCAGGATTTCAAGGCAAATGATCCAATTGCGGTTAATCAGAAAATAAAAAAAGGAGTTTTGCCAAACGGCATGACGTATTATATTTATCCAACAACCGTAAATAAAAATACAGCAAGTTATTATATCATTCAAAACGTAGGTTCGATTCTTGAAAATGACAAACAAAAAGGTTTGGCGCACTTTCTGGAACACATGGCTTTTAATGGAACGAAGCATTTTGAAGGAAAAGGAATTTTGAATACACTTCAGAAACAAGGCGCTATTTTTGGCAAGAACATAAACGCTTATACGAGTACAGACGAAACCGTTTATAATCTCGACAATATTCCGTCGAAAGAGGACGGCGTTGTTGATACTTGTTTATTGGTTTTGCACGATTGGTCGAATTTTTTGTCCTTGACAAATGAGGAAATCGATGCAGAACGTGGCGTAATTACCGAAGAATGGCGCACGAGACAAAATGCGTCACAACGTATTTACGATCAGCTTTCGCCTTATTATTACAACAATAGTTTATACGCAGATCGCAAACCAATTGGCGATATGCAAATCGTGAAAAGCTTTGATTATCAGGTTTTAAAAGATTTCTATAAAGATTGGTATCGTCCGGATTTGCAGGCAATCGCAATTGTTGGAGATATAAATGCTGCCGATATCGAAGCAAAAATCAAAAAGCTTTTTGCAGATATTCCAACGCCGGTAAATCCTAAAAAGCGTATTGAAATCGCGATTCCAAACAGTGATAAAGCAACCTTTAAACTAGCATTAGATAAAGAAGTTTCGGCATCAAATATTACTTTCATGATTCGTCATGATGCCGAAAAACCAACAACAACCTTCGCTGATTTAGAAAAGTCAACGCAACGTAGTATTGCCTTTTCACTAATCAATAACAGATTGGCAGAAATGGCGCAAAAAGAAGATTGTCCGTTTAAAGGCGCTCAAATTGGATATCAAAATTACAGCCGTTTAAATGATGTTTTGTTTGCCAGTATTTCGCCTAAACCAAACCAGCAACAAGCCGCTTTTACAGCCGTAATGAATGAATGGATTCGTGCCGCTAAATTTGGTTTTTCTAAAGGAGAAATTGAAAGAGCTGTTGCCGAAAATATTGCCTATTATGAAGATTATCTTGAAAAGTTAAATGAGATTTCGCATAAAAGTGTGATTGGAATGGTGAAAGAAGATTATCTAAAACATGAAATCATAAGCGATCCCGTTGCTGAATTTGAAATGGAAAAGGTGATTTATAAAAATTTAGATACAGTAATTCTGCAAAAGCAACTTAACGAATTATACACTGCAAACAATAGAGTAATTGGAGTTACAGGAGTAGAAAATGAAGACAATTTAACACAGGAACAAGCTTTTGATATTATCAATAAAGCCGAAAATAATCCTGCTTTAAAACCATATGTAGACACATTTGTGGCTCAAACTCTTATGGGAGACACGGTTTTGGCGCCTGGAAAAATTGTGTCAGAACAAAAAACGGCAGCAATTGATGCAACGACTTATGTATTGAGCAATGGCGTAAAAGTACATTACAAATTTGCTGATAAAAACAAAAAAGAAGTATCACTGGTGGCCGAAAGTTTTGGTGGCGCTTCATTATACGAACCTGTAGATATTCCATCAGTTGATGGCGCTGCAACGTTGGCGATGATGTCAGGTGTTGGATCACTTTCTAATACAGATTTAGAAAAAGTTCTGAAAGGGAAAACGGCATCAGCAAATGCGTCTATTTCTAATTTGACCGAAAAGATTCAGGCTAATACAAACGTAAAAGATATAGAAACCATGATGCAATTGGTTTATTTGCGCTTTATGAAACCAAGATTTGATCCTGAAATATATGCCTTGACAAAACAAAGAAAACAGAATTCTTTGAAGAATAAAGAGAAAAATATCAACGCAAAAATGTCTGATAGTTTAACGTATGCGGTTTACGGAAAAAACAATCCGAAAATACGTCTAATGGACCAGCAATTTATCGATGATTTGTCTTTTGATAAAATGAAAGCAATCTATTTGGAGCGTTTTGGAGACATTGGAAATTTCGAGTTTTATATCGTGGGAGACATAACTCCGGAGGTTTTAAAACCATTATTAGAAAAATATATTGCAAGTATTACAGGAGCCAAAAGAAACGAAAAATTCAAGGATAATACCGTTAAATGGGTTTCGAATAAAATTCAGAAGAATATTTATCTAAAGATGGAAACGCCAAAGAGTTCGGTTAAAATCAAATATCAAAAAGAATATGCTTATAACCAGAAAAATGTAATTGCAGCTTCGTTTTTAGGAGATATTTTAACCTTGAGACTAACCGAAAGTTTACGTGAAAAAGAAGGCGGAACTTATGGTGCGCAAGTTGGAGCGAGTGTTGTAAAACTACCAAAACCTACAGCGACACTTGCTGTTGCATTTGATTGTGATGCTAACAAAGTCGATCATTTAGTGCCAATTGTTTATCAGGAAATTGATAAAATTAAAAAAGGCGAAATAGTAAAAGAAGACTTAGAAAAAACAAGAACCAATTACATAAAAGTTAAGCAGGATCAGAAGGATTTTAATTATAACAGCATGGATTTGATTTATAATTATTTTCAGAATAATCTAAATATGGACGACCCAAAAAATTATCTGGACATTGTAAATGGTATGAAAGCAAAAGATATTCAAGATTTTGCAAATTCTTTCCTGAACAAAGCAGATTCATACGAAGTCGTTTTTAAACCACAATTATAA
- a CDS encoding TlpA disulfide reductase family protein has product MKKQTIYLLLIAIFIGQFGFASGNSEYALITGKLSGIEEKVKEITIHNAVEGKPEIVATAKVNALGEFGFMLPITTPGFYYIDYGQFKSRNQLIRLYLEPKTDLNLVINKDNYVLSGKNVGQNALVQKANEIYNEFAVYARLGGNVTYLDFYPWLDGAVAKADTFSKTIKTKDAIFNKLLKLAVATDVEELSYTFFRMPRTAFPDKDDRPAVIKTWQTDKKFTDPDLLKLANGVSLMSNYFFYVTMNSGTAPKRLDLAEAITHITDPLLIDAYLHDGIATSRMKIEEYEKVAPVLKPYLISENSKAFILEYEKVLHKNVGQKGINFTYNDVEDKPVSFSDFKGKYVYVDLWATWCGPCKAEIPHMKKIEEDYHGKNIVFVSLSLDKAKDNQKWKDFVKKEQLKGIQIMADKDFNSDVAKNYDVNAIPRFLLFDTKGNIINSDAFRPSNPELREQLDKLLKV; this is encoded by the coding sequence ATGAAAAAACAAACCATTTATCTATTATTAATTGCCATTTTTATTGGGCAATTTGGTTTTGCTTCAGGCAATTCTGAATACGCTCTTATAACAGGAAAACTTTCAGGAATAGAAGAGAAAGTCAAAGAAATCACGATTCACAACGCCGTAGAAGGAAAACCGGAAATAGTTGCAACAGCAAAAGTAAATGCATTGGGCGAATTTGGTTTTATGCTGCCAATCACAACTCCGGGATTTTATTATATAGATTACGGACAATTTAAAAGCCGAAATCAATTAATTCGTTTGTATTTAGAACCAAAAACAGACTTAAATCTTGTCATCAATAAAGACAATTATGTCTTGAGCGGAAAAAATGTTGGTCAAAATGCTTTAGTTCAAAAAGCAAATGAAATTTACAACGAATTTGCCGTTTACGCAAGATTAGGAGGAAACGTAACGTATCTGGATTTTTATCCGTGGCTTGATGGAGCAGTTGCAAAAGCAGACACATTTAGCAAAACAATCAAAACCAAAGATGCCATATTTAATAAGTTATTAAAACTTGCCGTAGCAACAGATGTTGAAGAATTAAGCTATACTTTTTTCAGAATGCCAAGAACAGCGTTTCCTGACAAAGACGATCGTCCGGCAGTTATCAAAACATGGCAAACAGACAAAAAGTTCACAGATCCGGATTTATTAAAACTGGCAAACGGCGTTTCATTAATGTCAAATTACTTCTTTTATGTGACTATGAATAGTGGTACGGCACCAAAACGTCTGGACTTAGCAGAAGCAATCACACACATTACAGATCCGTTATTGATAGACGCTTATTTGCATGACGGAATTGCAACATCACGTATGAAAATTGAAGAATACGAGAAAGTTGCACCAGTTCTTAAACCTTATTTAATTTCAGAAAACAGCAAAGCATTTATATTGGAATATGAAAAAGTATTGCATAAAAATGTAGGTCAAAAAGGAATCAATTTCACTTATAATGACGTTGAAGACAAACCAGTTTCATTCTCAGATTTCAAAGGAAAATATGTATATGTAGATTTATGGGCAACTTGGTGCGGACCTTGTAAAGCAGAAATTCCTCACATGAAAAAAATCGAAGAAGATTATCACGGAAAAAATATTGTATTCGTAAGCCTTTCTTTAGACAAAGCAAAAGACAATCAAAAGTGGAAAGATTTCGTCAAAAAAGAGCAATTAAAAGGCATCCAAATTATGGCTGATAAAGACTTTAACTCAGATGTAGCAAAGAATTACGACGTAAATGCCATACCAAGATTTTTATTATTTGATACAAAAGGAAACATCATCAATTCAGATGCATTTCGCCCATCAAATCCTGAATTAAGAGAACAATTAGATAAATTATTAAAAGTATAA
- a CDS encoding cytochrome c biogenesis protein CcdA: protein MNKNILLASFLLLFSIMVKAQIYNPIKWKPSVQKISDTEYELQIKAIIDSGWHLYSQNVSDGGPIPTHFNFPKSPDFQLIGDVKEEKGKTIQDPVFKMPIKFFEKESVFRQRIKVLSSKPFKIKTDVDFMVCNDENCLPPSTEEIEFSVKPTTEKITEKADQKTEINAVSTDSAIVSTTTDSLENKVLTKEIKEVKKEVSNPIQKKSKSFWGIFIIAFLSGFAALLTPCVFPMIPMTVSYFTKQSKTKAAGMRNALIYGFSIVIIYVLLGSIVTAVFGADSLNALSTNVWFNLIFFLLLVVFACSFLGAFEIMLPNALANKVDSQADKGGLIGIFFMALALAIVSFSCTGPIVGTLLVEAASKGGIAPIVGMLGFSIAIALPFSLFAAFPGWLNALPKSGGWLNTVKVVLGFLELALAFKFLSNADLVLQLHFLSREVFLTIWIAVFGILALYLFGKITLPHDSPLPHISVGRLTFGILVLSFTIYLIPGLFGAPLKLISGFPPPMQYSESPYGVGFSKNSESTTKSILPEGAEYGPQDIITFHDYDKGMEFAKKAGKPVLLDFTGYACVNCRKMEELVWSEPKVLGVLKKDLVLISLYVDDKKELPLEEQYVSETTGKKIKTVGNKWSDLQIKTYKANAQPFYALVDHNNSNLIEPSAYNPDSDDYYNWLNTGIRKFNL, encoded by the coding sequence ATGAACAAAAACATACTTTTAGCGAGTTTTTTACTGTTGTTTTCGATAATGGTAAAAGCTCAAATTTATAATCCAATTAAGTGGAAACCGAGCGTTCAGAAGATCTCGGATACAGAATATGAGTTGCAGATAAAAGCAATTATAGATTCCGGCTGGCATTTGTACAGTCAGAATGTGAGCGATGGCGGACCAATTCCAACGCATTTTAATTTCCCAAAAAGCCCCGATTTTCAATTGATTGGAGACGTAAAAGAAGAAAAAGGGAAAACAATTCAGGATCCGGTTTTCAAAATGCCAATTAAGTTTTTCGAAAAAGAATCAGTTTTTAGACAACGCATTAAAGTGCTTTCTTCAAAACCATTTAAAATCAAAACAGATGTTGATTTTATGGTTTGTAATGACGAAAATTGCTTGCCGCCAAGTACCGAAGAAATTGAATTTTCGGTAAAACCGACAACAGAGAAAATCACAGAAAAAGCAGATCAAAAAACAGAAATTAATGCAGTTTCTACAGATTCGGCAATTGTTTCGACAACAACAGATTCGCTTGAAAATAAGGTTTTAACCAAAGAAATTAAAGAAGTCAAAAAGGAAGTAAGTAACCCAATTCAGAAAAAAAGCAAAAGCTTTTGGGGGATTTTTATAATTGCCTTTTTATCCGGATTTGCAGCTTTATTAACGCCTTGTGTTTTTCCGATGATTCCGATGACGGTAAGTTATTTCACAAAACAAAGTAAAACCAAAGCCGCAGGAATGAGAAACGCTTTGATTTACGGATTTTCAATCGTGATTATTTATGTTTTATTAGGATCAATTGTAACCGCGGTTTTTGGCGCAGATTCTCTAAATGCGCTTTCTACAAATGTGTGGTTCAACTTGATTTTCTTTCTTTTATTAGTGGTTTTTGCGTGCTCATTTTTGGGTGCTTTCGAAATAATGCTGCCAAATGCATTAGCCAACAAAGTCGATTCTCAAGCCGATAAAGGGGGATTAATCGGTATTTTCTTCATGGCTTTGGCTTTGGCCATTGTATCATTTTCCTGCACAGGACCAATCGTAGGCACTTTATTAGTCGAAGCAGCATCAAAAGGCGGAATTGCGCCAATTGTTGGAATGTTAGGATTTTCGATCGCCATTGCATTGCCATTTTCTTTATTTGCGGCTTTTCCGGGTTGGTTAAATGCGTTGCCAAAATCAGGTGGATGGCTCAATACTGTAAAAGTGGTTTTGGGCTTTTTAGAATTGGCTTTAGCATTCAAATTTTTATCCAATGCCGATTTAGTTTTGCAATTGCATTTTCTGTCAAGAGAAGTTTTTCTAACGATTTGGATTGCCGTTTTTGGAATTCTGGCGCTTTATTTATTTGGAAAAATTACTTTACCGCACGATTCTCCTTTGCCACATATTTCTGTTGGAAGACTGACTTTTGGAATATTGGTTTTGAGTTTTACGATTTATTTAATTCCGGGACTTTTTGGAGCTCCGCTTAAATTAATTAGCGGTTTTCCGCCGCCAATGCAATATAGCGAATCACCTTATGGCGTTGGTTTTTCGAAAAATTCTGAATCAACAACTAAATCTATTTTGCCCGAAGGAGCAGAATATGGACCGCAGGATATTATCACTTTTCATGATTATGACAAAGGAATGGAATTTGCCAAAAAAGCGGGAAAACCAGTTTTGCTAGATTTTACAGGATATGCCTGTGTAAATTGTAGAAAAATGGAAGAATTAGTTTGGTCTGAACCTAAGGTTTTAGGCGTTTTAAAAAAGGATTTGGTTTTGATTTCCCTTTATGTCGATGATAAAAAAGAGTTGCCTTTAGAAGAACAATATGTTTCTGAAACTACAGGCAAAAAAATAAAAACCGTTGGTAATAAATGGAGCGATTTACAAATTAAAACATACAAAGCAAATGCGCAGCCTTTTTATGCTCTTGTCGATCATAACAACTCGAATTTGATAGAACCATCCGCTTATAATCCGGATAGTGATGATTATTATAATTGGTTAAATACTGGAATCAGGAAGTTTAATTTGTAA
- a CDS encoding Dyp-type peroxidase, with product MNHSQSVTDYPNNNTIFMVWKFKNEADIKPAFEKICALVSNLNNSYTIRIPDGRTSCVMGIGHDAWIKLGLPTPLPKELVNFEPIVGAKHAAISTVGDLHFHLRAQNAAICFDMAMAISNVLELVAECLEEVHGFRYWDGRSIIGFVDGTENPIGEERDFFGVVGEEDSAYKGGSYLFVQKYFHNMKNWENLSTEDQEKVIGRSKMNDIEMADDVKPTNSHSALTAITDENGEDLKIVRDNMPFGNPSKGEVGTYFIAYASKFSTTKKMLENMFLGNPPGNYDRILDFSTAQTGTLFFVPTFDLLDDYSAE from the coding sequence ATGAATCACTCGCAAAGCGTCACCGACTATCCAAATAATAATACCATTTTTATGGTTTGGAAATTTAAAAATGAGGCGGATATAAAACCTGCATTTGAGAAAATTTGTGCATTGGTAAGTAATTTAAACAATTCTTATACGATTAGAATTCCCGACGGAAGAACCAGTTGTGTTATGGGAATTGGACATGATGCGTGGATAAAGCTTGGATTACCAACGCCTTTGCCTAAAGAATTGGTGAATTTTGAACCAATTGTAGGCGCTAAACATGCTGCAATTTCAACGGTTGGCGATCTTCATTTTCATTTAAGAGCTCAAAATGCAGCGATTTGTTTTGATATGGCAATGGCAATTTCAAATGTATTGGAATTAGTTGCAGAATGTCTTGAAGAAGTGCATGGTTTTAGATATTGGGATGGTCGTTCAATCATTGGTTTTGTTGACGGCACCGAAAATCCGATAGGCGAAGAAAGAGATTTTTTTGGTGTAGTAGGAGAGGAAGATTCTGCTTATAAAGGAGGAAGTTATTTATTTGTCCAGAAGTATTTTCACAACATGAAAAACTGGGAAAATCTATCCACAGAAGATCAGGAAAAAGTTATTGGAAGATCTAAAATGAATGATATCGAAATGGCTGACGACGTAAAACCAACAAATTCGCATAGCGCACTTACCGCCATAACAGATGAAAATGGTGAGGATTTAAAAATTGTACGCGATAATATGCCTTTCGGAAATCCTTCAAAAGGAGAAGTTGGAACTTATTTTATTGCTTATGCAAGCAAATTCAGTACAACAAAAAAGATGTTAGAAAATATGTTTCTTGGTAATCCTCCAGGAAATTATGATCGAATATTAGATTTTAGTACAGCACAAACCGGAACGTTGTTTTTTGTACCAACATTTGATTTATTAGATGATTATTCAGCGGAGTAG
- a CDS encoding retropepsin-like aspartic protease has product MKKILMFWISFTGLCANAQKNTIPQVIKAFEESFQKKDYNTIKQLLAPQFNVGVGDSSSNEFYLNGIFNAFPDLDSLQVGKSVTAKNETRVAVDFCFRGKEKKPSEIVFDKENKILYVTFFDKLYRVDRNAVVKKVATIPFEIIENAIAIKIKLNKADREFLMLFDTGADGMALNPDSAHKAGVVVTSNKSTSVVGGNQQVQYSANNTIYIGDQIIPNQGLVIFPKSSVYDGLFGANLLRNYITKVNFDTKTIELYNFGNYVYDGKAKPFVFDYKTGLPLVKMGLTFEDKKTIEGIFTFDTGAGYNLIAYGPFNHKHNLQQNVKIDFNSTNHSLGYQTQIVAETIPNVSIDGNNFPDVTIAMQEYQENNKSWASADGSLGIDLIKRFNFTIDLLHKTMYLEPNKSFKKMGSFYLSGIDLEFDEQDNLIIKSILNTENEELKKIKPGAKVTQINDFEIADLRNPENIKKLRNTKETKDFIIEQNEQSVRISL; this is encoded by the coding sequence ATGAAAAAGATATTGATGTTCTGGATATCGTTTACCGGATTATGTGCAAATGCTCAAAAAAACACAATTCCGCAAGTAATTAAAGCCTTTGAAGAATCATTTCAAAAGAAAGATTACAACACTATAAAACAGCTTTTGGCGCCACAATTTAATGTTGGAGTTGGAGATTCGTCATCAAATGAATTTTATTTGAATGGGATTTTTAATGCATTTCCGGATTTAGATTCTTTGCAAGTTGGAAAATCTGTTACCGCCAAAAACGAAACTCGTGTTGCTGTAGATTTTTGCTTTCGCGGAAAAGAAAAGAAACCATCAGAAATTGTTTTTGACAAGGAAAACAAAATTCTATATGTGACTTTTTTCGACAAATTGTACAGAGTCGATCGCAATGCAGTCGTAAAAAAAGTAGCAACTATACCTTTTGAAATAATCGAAAATGCAATTGCTATTAAAATAAAACTAAACAAAGCAGATCGCGAATTTTTAATGCTTTTTGATACCGGAGCCGATGGAATGGCACTAAATCCGGACAGCGCTCACAAAGCGGGAGTTGTCGTAACGAGCAATAAATCAACATCTGTTGTGGGCGGAAATCAGCAAGTTCAGTATTCGGCAAACAATACAATTTATATTGGCGATCAAATAATACCAAATCAAGGATTGGTTATTTTTCCAAAAAGCAGTGTTTACGACGGATTGTTTGGCGCAAATTTACTTCGCAATTACATCACAAAAGTCAACTTTGATACCAAGACAATTGAGCTTTATAATTTTGGAAATTATGTATATGATGGAAAAGCAAAACCGTTTGTTTTCGATTATAAAACAGGTTTACCGTTAGTAAAAATGGGATTAACCTTTGAAGATAAAAAAACGATCGAAGGCATATTCACTTTTGATACCGGAGCCGGTTATAATTTGATCGCTTACGGACCTTTTAATCATAAACATAATTTGCAGCAAAATGTCAAAATAGATTTCAATTCGACAAATCACAGTTTAGGATATCAAACGCAAATTGTTGCGGAAACAATCCCGAATGTTTCGATTGACGGAAATAATTTTCCAGACGTAACAATTGCGATGCAGGAATATCAGGAAAACAATAAAAGCTGGGCTTCCGCAGATGGATCACTGGGAATTGATTTGATAAAACGTTTCAATTTTACGATCGATTTATTGCACAAAACTATGTATCTGGAACCCAATAAAAGCTTTAAGAAAATGGGCTCTTTTTATCTGTCAGGAATTGATTTAGAATTTGATGAGCAAGATAATCTAATTATAAAAAGCATCTTAAATACCGAAAACGAAGAGCTTAAAAAGATAAAACCAGGCGCCAAAGTAACGCAAATTAATGATTTTGAAATTGCCGATTTACGCAATCCGGAGAATATCAAAAAGCTAAGAAACACCAAAGAAACTAAAGATTTTATAATAGAACAGAACGAACAATCTGTAAGGATTTCACTTTAA